One genomic region from Peromyscus eremicus chromosome 20, PerEre_H2_v1, whole genome shotgun sequence encodes:
- the Ift27 gene encoding intraflagellar transport protein 27 homolog isoform X1, producing MVKLAAKCILAGDSAVGKTALVQMFRSDGTHFQKNYTLTTGVDLVVKTVPVLDTNDSVELFIFDSAGKELFSEMLDKLWENPNVLCLVYDVTNEQSFISCTRWLEKVRAQTPGTFLPGVLVGTKTDLAGRRTVDSAQAQAWALGQGLEFFETSVMVWWCVPVILLLGRLKWGDKAFKASMDCIARPCLKLVVVVVVVVAAVAAAMAARDVTQVEKCLSSSGHSEFDHQHHRTYL from the exons ATGGTGAAGTTAGCAGCCAAATGCATCCTGGCAG GAGACTCAGCTGTAGGCAAGACGGCCCTGGTGCAGATGTTCCGCAGCGATGGGACCCATTTCCAGAAGAACTATACTCTG ACAACAGGTGTGGATTTGGTGGTGAAGACAGTGCCAGTTCTTGACACAAATGACAGCGTG GAACTCTTCATTTTTGACTCAGCCGGCAAGGAGCTGTTCTCTGAAATGCTGGATAAATTG TGGGAGAATCCCAATGTCCTGTGTCTCGTCTATGATGTGACCAATGAGCAGTCCTTCATCAGCTGCACCAGGTGGCTGGAGAAGGTCCGGGCCCAGACTCCGGGTACCTTCCTCCCAG GTGTTTTAGTGGGAACTAAGACAGACCTGGCTGGCCGACGAACAGTGGATTCTGCTCAGGCCCAGGCATGGGCACTGGGCCAAGGCTTGGAATTCTTTGAAACATCTGTG atggtgtggtggtgtgtccCTGTAATCCTACTGCTTGGGAGACTGAAGTGGGGAGATAAAGCAtttaaggccagcatggactgcatagcaagaccctgtcttaaattggtggtagtggtggtggtggtggtggcggcggtggcggcagcaATGGCAGCTAGAGATGTAACTCAGGTAGAAAAGTGCTTATCTAGTTCAGGGCACTCTGAATTTGATCATCAGCACCATAgaacatacctataa
- the Ift27 gene encoding intraflagellar transport protein 27 homolog isoform X2, with the protein MVKLAAKCILAGDSAVGKTALVQMFRSDGTHFQKNYTLTTGVDLVVKTVPVLDTNDSVELFIFDSAGKELFSEMLDKLWENPNVLCLVYDVTNEQSFISCTRWLEKVRAQTPGTFLPGVLVGTKTDLAGRRTVDSAQAQAWALGQGLEFFETSVKEMDNYEAPFHCLAKQFHQLYREKVDMFHTLV; encoded by the exons ATGGTGAAGTTAGCAGCCAAATGCATCCTGGCAG GAGACTCAGCTGTAGGCAAGACGGCCCTGGTGCAGATGTTCCGCAGCGATGGGACCCATTTCCAGAAGAACTATACTCTG ACAACAGGTGTGGATTTGGTGGTGAAGACAGTGCCAGTTCTTGACACAAATGACAGCGTG GAACTCTTCATTTTTGACTCAGCCGGCAAGGAGCTGTTCTCTGAAATGCTGGATAAATTG TGGGAGAATCCCAATGTCCTGTGTCTCGTCTATGATGTGACCAATGAGCAGTCCTTCATCAGCTGCACCAGGTGGCTGGAGAAGGTCCGGGCCCAGACTCCGGGTACCTTCCTCCCAG GTGTTTTAGTGGGAACTAAGACAGACCTGGCTGGCCGACGAACAGTGGATTCTGCTCAGGCCCAGGCATGGGCACTGGGCCAAGGCTTGGAATTCTTTGAAACATCTGTG AAGGAGATGGACAATTACGAGGCCCCCTTCCACTGTCTGGCCAAGCAGTTCCACCAGCTGTACCGGGAGAAGGTGGACATGTTCCATACCCTGGTGTGA